AAGCctcgaagggaagagagagattaCTCCTAAATTGGAAACTGGCGTGGTGGTAACGGCAGGCTGTTTATTACCCGTGAACGAGGCAGCGGAGAGTTACGAGCAAGAGACGAGGCGCTGATAAGGAAACAGGCTCTTTCCTCCCAGCGACGAAGTGACGGTGTGGCATCACTGACTGCTACACACACTGACCACTGCTATAATTGCTCTCTCTTAAGTAATTAGCGGCAAGGCGGTGTGTTGATTGGTGGAAGAATGAAGTcgtaaataagaacaagaaattaagaggaatGGTATTAAATGGAGCCTGCTGTCCTGCGCATGATTGTTTCTGAAACAAATTTATGCATATCCATTCCTGTCCATAAACTGGTCTTGGCTTTTAGGGCTATTGACAAACAAATGGTTATATATTTTGAGCCAATTTCTTGGTCACCTTTTTACATCTAACGTTAACAAGCTTAGAGTCATTTCGTGTAATACTTTCCAAATTACTAAAATTTATAGTTTTGTTTCACCCTCGTTACATCCAGTACGTCACAAACACTAAATCAAATCCCTTGACGCTGTTGGCACCGATAGTTATGGCATACTTGGCAGACTTCCTCGTCCCGGACTGAGCCAGGCTGTTTGTGAGTCTCAGGTGTGAAGGTTTGAGGGCTCAGCGCCAACAGGTGAACGGAAGTAGCTCTCTTGCACCTGTTTATGTCCACTTCACGGGTACAATAGGACACTCTtacccaaacacacatacacacgcttgtactctctctctctctctctctctctctctctctctctctctctctctctctctctctctctctctctctctagccggaTATTTATAAATCACGAAGTCTGTGCGACTCACAAAGTGGGAAATGATAAAAGACTGcaatattccttttctcttttcctttacctttccttcctcctagaAATCCTTCCCTTGCtaaccttctttcactttttttctattagatTTCCTTCCCTAATACATCTTGTCCTTTTCTGTTAggtttttcccctttcctgttAGAGcattttaacaccttcagtaccatgacgcgtttccatactcattgtgcttactatttggcgattttatacagcttcaaaaactcatatgggggattaaaatagtgaagactgtggtgttTAATCTTGTAACCTCCGCAGAACCTTCTAAATGtgaataagatggtctaatcgtaaacaaatcttaaggtagaaatgtgtcccagtattgaatagGTAAAGTGTTTCCTCCATTCCCAGGttcccttcccatcacttcccctgTTAGCTATGccatcttccccttcccttgccATGTTACATTTCCAACCTATGTTAAATTTCCCTGCTCTTTTCTGTAatactatcttttctttccaataTCAGATTCTTCCAGACATTCCGTGTCTTTCCTTgacttgtttcttttgccttccCTACCACACTCCCTGGCCTCTCGTCACAGTCATCGCCTCTCTCCCCTGTCATCTCCTGCCGTTCCCCTGccgtttcttttatcttattaaactgcactttccctctttccctccttccgcgccctcgctgcacaaggtttccTACTTTCCCTCTTATTTTGTCCATctcctaatacaagagttaatcagtatttcCAATATTCCATTCCTTCCACTGGTAAAATCTTGAACCCTCTGccttcttctatatttcctcctaTAACCTGAAGTCTTTCAAGATGGAGGCTTCACATTTCACAATTCTTTGAGGACACACACATTTAGTGGATCTTGCTTTTCAGCGTTTTTGTTACCTTAGACCAAATTCGCTCACCTGGTAATATAGCAATCCTTTTGCTGCTTTTACTCATTATCTGTCTCATCATCCTACTTTTttctcacctgtctctctcattaatcTGTCTCCCTCATTCATCCGTGTAATTAATCTGTTTTTGTCACCGGTCTTTCACCCATTAACCTGCCCAGCGTTGTAGAGACTGTTCGCATGGAGAAGACACAttttacgttgttgttgtttttgcgcTGCAAGAATATTGATAAGAGCTTAGTGCAATAATAGACTCCTTCTTTGATTAACCTTCCTAGCAACGTAGGTTGTTTCTGTGCAtacaatggaaaaataaagaaaatagggaaaacagAAGATAAGTTTTGTGTGTTGCTCCTTACTATGCAGGAAGATTTACGAGAGTTTAGCACAAAGAGTCTAGAAATATGTTTCAAAAGTGTCCTGGCTTCACCTATCCCcaattctccctctccctctccctctctctccacctatcaaactatctatctacttttcaATCTAAATATATGTCAATCTACCAATCTATCCACttctctatctacctatctatctaagcAACTATCTACCTGCCAGTCCATGTACAGTAGCCATCTCTCCCCACACAGGGAACTACAGTTGTCTGCGCGCGCTCATCACGCTGGAGAGGAATATTGGCTTCCATCTGGTGCAGAGTTACTTGCCCAGCATCCTCATCGTGGTCATTTCCTGGATGGGTTTCTGGATGGACACTGATTCTGTCCCCGCGCGCACCTGTCTGGGCGTCACTACTCTGCTCACCGTGTCCAACCAGGCCTCAGGTACCGTGCATGTGACGGGGACTTTGGGAAGGGAGGCCGGGGAGGGTCTGACTtggagggaaagagtgagaaagaggaggaaagttgtgAGTAGTAGTTTATACATTCAGCCTTATTTTATTCACGAAttccagcaggaggaggaggaggaggaggaggaggaggaggaggaggaggaggaggaggaggaggaggaggaggaggaggaggacgaagacgaggaggaggaggaggaggaggaagaagaagaagagaagctagaagaggaggaggaggaggaggaggaggaggaggaggaggaggaggaggagaagaggaagagaaaaagaggaggaggaggaagaggaggaggaggaggaggaggaggaggaggaggagccgttCAAAGCTTAGGATCACCCAAGCTGGTCTTATTATATCGATACACAGAAGCAATTGTGagtcacctgtaccatcaagatcaagacttATGCTGcaaccactcctcctcccaccccaccCCTTCTGCACCTCCCCCAACCCAACACCCACGTCCTCCACCTGCACACCACTGGGTCACGTGTTGCATGAATCTCCCCAGCCTccccctttctccccctctccccagtCCATGCATGTTACTCGAGTTAATATTCTCAATCTCCCAATCTCCTTCCTGATATATGTCACTGATTCACTcatctgtttcctctctctctctctctctctctctctctctctctctctctctctctctctctctctctctctctcccctctaatGGGTTATTGGGTCAGTATTGATAAGGGAAGCAGCAACAGATAGTCAGTCACTGCACAGTGTGATGATGTGATGATCAAGAttacaatgatggtgatgatggtaaggatgatgttaataatagtgttaatggtgttgatggtcatgatgatgatgatgatgatgatgataatgatgatgatgatgatagcaacaacaacaacaacaacaacaatttgctTATTGATAAGGAAATGTGAAAGTTTTCAATAACGtgaaggatgaaatgaaaataataatctttGAAAGCAGGAAAGGTAGTGATAAATTTTCGTTAAGTATGAACATTAGCGTGGATCCATAACCTGCATTCCTTCGCAGCAGCACGCGTTACACCGCTGCAATGCACACCCGCTGATGTGTGAGTCAGGCCACGCTGGAATTGGAAGGAATgtctaaagaaagaaaaaataatcaaggtCAAATTTTCGTTGTGGATGAAAGCATTACTGTTAATCCATAACAAGCATTCCTTCGCATGGAGTATGAGTGGTAGACAAACAGGCGCGCTGTGCACCCAGTGAGTGTGTCATGCCACGCTGAAGATGAACAGAGAAAGCAAGTAGAATACAAATTTGTCAGGTTTTCGTTAAGAATGAAAACATTGGTGTAGATCCATGACAAACATTCCTGTACATGGAGCACGAGTGTTGCACAGACGCAGCGTTCAGCCAGTGAGGGCGTCAGGCAGGCCGGAGATGGAAGGACCGTATTGATAAAAGTCGACGGAAAGTTTTCTGGGAGGCAAGGATGCAAGGTCTCCGAGGCGACGCCTGAGACGCTCCCAGAAATCAATAAGTCGATAAAAAATCATTATCGGCGATGTCATTAATTTGCCGGGCTTCATGAGGCTGGCGGCGGCATGATGCACGGCAGGCAGGGCAGCAGCCACCAGACGACACGTGTGCGGTGACAGGGAACCACCTGGTACTGGCGGCGAGTGTAGGTGATCAGGTCAGCCCGGCCAGGCGACTCAGGCACTGCCAAGCTACCGCTGGAAGGGCAGCAGGCAATGCCTTGTCCTGTGCCGCATCCTtactggatggtggtggtggcggtagtggtaataataataatagtgatgatgctCTCACACTAAAATAAGCAATAATTTGTCATTTTCTacaattgttttctttcttttaatcaatTTAACGACATATTCAGTGCAAGAGAGGCtctagccaaggacaacaaaagggGAGATAAATGCCTACTGAGGTGCCAGTGCCGAAAGTGAAGCGCCAAAtgcattattcattatttgagGCCGAGTGTATTGAAGACTTCACTCTGGGCACATGACGCTGACAGGATAACATCACACTGACAGGGTGATATCACACTGCTCCATCACACTGACAGGGTGCCATCACACTGCTCCATCACACTGACAGGGTGACATCACACTGCTCCATCACACTGACAGGGTGCCATCACACTGCTCCATCATACTGACAATGTGCCATCACACTGCTCCATCACACTGACAGGGTGCCATCACACTGCTCCATCACACTGAAAGGGTGCCATCACACTGCTCCATCACACTGACAGGGTGCCATCACACTGCTCCATCACACCTGGTGGCGGCAGTGTTGGCTTTCCAGACTTCACTCTGACCTTGTACCGAGTCATTTAACTGAGAGTGATGGGAAATCACAGGGCCAGCTGTCACTTATCCCGACCTGCCAGTGTAATCAGGCTGCCGGGTCCACAGGCTGCCGCTACAGTGTAGTGAACAATGTACGATGCAATAGCTTCCTCCGAACCTTTCATCTATCTTGATCTTATAagctttccttttcacttcccctcgctctctttctctctctttctgtagaCTTCGGCGTCTGATTCACTACCCTTTCatgttccttttcctcacttttctcagGTGTTATTTTCACGGACCAGCACACAATTTTCTCCTTGGCTGCTGTCAGTAATGAAGCACGGCTGCTCCTGTCCCAGCACTTCTCCCGACACTGACAGAGACAGGCACAATCCATCAGTGCTGTTCACATCAGCACTATACTGTGCGTACTGAAGAACACTCATCAATCTAGGCCGCCATGTACGAGTATATGCGGCAAGGAGAACAAGACAGTAGTACGGCCATATAACAAACAATACATAACACAATAAGGAGATGTGCAGGACTCGAATGGAGCAAGAGTGAGTGGCGGCGGCCGCAGAGTTAGTGGCGTGGGCGTCACGGATGGGGTGGTGTGAAGCGGCACgtgtaggaaggagaaagaaaagtccGCCGTCCAAGCTTGACAGAGAGTGGCACAGTGCCGTGACTAATAGAGAGGCTCAGAAAAAAGGCCTGTGTCCGGCAGTGGACGGACTCTTCGTAATGACTTTGTGATGGGGTGGGAGTTGTGAGTTCCCCGCCCGCCACGTCTCCTAACCGCTGCCTCTCCTGCCCGCCACCTCTCCTGAACATCTGCCGCCTCTCCTTCCCGCCGCCTCTCCTCGCCACTCCACACGTGGCACCATCGTCAGTGCAAACACCGGGAGACATTTGTGCCTCGTCACACACCAGACAGTCGTCCCCTCACGCACTTCTGCTCCTAATCGAGGCGTAACAGATTCACTTCCTGTAATCTACGCAAACACTACAGTGTCTCTGCAACACTCAGGGAACATGACACTCCAGCAGCGCACACCAAGTTGCGATGCTCAACACTTCTCACACGCCCAGCCATCAACACAACGCCGTAAAACACAACTTTGATGTTACTGTCGGCAGAAATTTTTCTGAACTTGAAATTTCATATCGATTTCCTTCACTCAGAGCAAAAAATATTCTCCGATCTAGAAACATACCCCGAACTCAAATCTATctggcgatgtgtgtgtgtgtgtgtgtgtgtgtgtgtgtgtgtgtgtgtgtgtgtgtgtgtgtgtgtgtgtgtgtgtgtgtgtgtgtgtgtgtgtgtgtgtgtgtgtgtgtgtgtgtgtatcgtttATGGCCTAGGAGTGTTGGCCTGGCATTGATCAGCAAGGCGTGAGGAGGTGACAGACACCAGCCACACGAGCCACATTCAcactcacagtcacagtcacccTCCACACCTTAAACCGAGGCAGTGGAAGGGAACACACCTGCACGGAGAGGCTGACGGCTGCTTGGCTACTTTCTcgtcatgtacacacacacacacctcgaactccccgcacctctctctctctctctctctctctctctctctctctctctctctctctctctctctctctctctctctctctctctttctctctctctgtttatctatctatctatctatctctgcaaCGAGTGCtccacacacactgctgctggtAACGGGAGTGTGCATCCCCAAGACTTCACAACTTCTGGAGAATCGCCGTGAGGACAACACCATACAAAATTGCTACTTGATCACATCTCAATCACCAAGCCACCCCGCGCTACCTGGACGCCCACACACACCGTGCTACCTggacgcccacacacacactgcgctcATTGCACGCCCACACACTCCACGCAAcctgcacacccacacactccacgCAACCTGCACGTCCTTCACACACAATATACTGTACTCAGGAATCAGGAGACTTTCACGATAAGTCTCCAAGTTTTTTAATTGGCACCATGTCTTGATTTGCAGTCCAGTCACaatttgtagaaaaaaaatgatgttggTTATAAATTGTCGCTGCAATTCGACAAATTTCATGTAATTCTGTTTTAcaaacggggagagagagagagagagagagagagagaggagagagagagagagagagagagagagagagagagagagagaacaaagtctATTATAGGTAACTTCACCTTTACTCTTACGTATCCTTCATATCTTATACAATTTTaggctttcttctcattcttgaccctattctctccacctccctaatgcaagagttaaccagtttcttctcttattcattctttcatggGAATtctctgcgctctctctctctctctctctctctctctctctctctctctctctctctctctctctctctctctctctctcttagtaactAACTTTCGAcagttaaaaaagaaagttctctctctctctctctctctctttctctttctctctctctctctctctctctctttaaacactttaaacactttaaacactttaaacactttattatatcTACCTGTATACAAGTATACACTGGCAGAAGGCCCATATTAAGCATAGCTTTTTGGGCAAGATCTTAATAACTAACAAAGTGtgcaaaaaaacataaaacaaagtaagaactaaaaataattaaactaaGAAGTGGGGAGAGTGTAATTACAAGGAAATATTGCACAAGAACTATACTATAAGTTATACTAAACTATGAGATCACAAATACGATTTGCTATAATATACTCTGTACATACATATGAGAATACTATTTAGGAACTAACATAATgagataatacaaaaaaaaaaaaaaaaagtattagtagcagcaacagcagatacagcagcagcaaaagaaatcataaaaaaaaagaaaataatatagatcCTGATGGTAACACAAATAGTGAGGATAACTAAATAATGAcagtaaaacaataaagattatagtagtaataataatggcaatgacaatgacaaagataatagtaatagttctaataacatatacaataataataatactatttataataaaataataataataaaaacaatagtaataaaatgtgACACTAGACATAGCAAAACAAGGATATCAGTATTAGGAGAATTTGTGATGGATTTACATATAGCAAAATTATGAATTGTTGTCAGTACATAGATAAGAACAtttgtttcagtttatttttgaaAGTTGATACACTGTTACATTCTTTAACACATTGTGGTAGTGTATTCCAAATTGTAGGACCTTTGTACATCAATGATTGTCTAAAAGTGGTTAAATTGTGTCGAGGAACATTTAAAGTGTGGTTGTTTCGGGTAGAATAGCGATGCGATAGCGTTGCAGGCGTGTGGttattttttaagtgtttgaaCATGTGAGTGGCAATAAAGAGTTTGGACAAGTCAGAGAGTTGCAAGATATTCATTGAtttaaatagtggaggtgtgtgtgctaGGAATTCACTGttggttattattcttattattttcttatggagAATATTCAAATTATAGAGATGACAAGGATAAGTGGTTGACCAAATAGGATTACAATAAGTCAGAAATGGGTATACATGGGCATAATACATGACTTTTAAGATTTCActaggaactctctctctctctctctctctctctctctctctctcattcattcattcattcattcattcattcattcacacacacacacacacacacacacacacacacacacccacccaccacacacacacacacaccacccacacacacacacacacacacacacacacacacacacaccacacacacacacacacacacacacacacacacacacacacacacacacacacacacacacacacacacacacacacacaacacccacccacccacccacacacccaaacacccacccacccacccacccacacacacacacacacacacacacacacacacacacacacacacacacacacacacacacacacgtacagaaaTTATTCTACAAATAATTAAGTCTATTTTTTAATCCTTCACAGAGACGCAGCTGAAGATTCCTCAAGTGTCGTACATAAAGGTGAGAATGCATTGCCCTGTCTTTGTATGTGTCACCCTTatgttgcctgtgtgtgtgtgtgtgtgtgtgtgtgtgtgtgtgtgtgtgtgtgtgtgtgtgtgtgtatggtcagGCGGTAATTAGCTTCCTTGGCACAtaatgtgggagagagagagagagagagagagagagagagagagagagagagagagagagagagagagagagagagagagagagagagagagagagagagagagagagaaagagagacaaacagaaagacagacagatagacaaagacagagacagagacagagagatagattgataggacagagacagagacagagacagagagagagagagacagacagacagagtgagagagagagagagagagagagagagagagagagagagagagagagagagagagagagagagagagagagagagagagagagagagagaggagagagagagagaggggggggaggagatgtGGGAAAGTAGGGGAAACAAggaacgaatgagagagaggaagggagggagaaaatgggaagaggatgggagaaaTGTGGGggcggagggaggaaagaggaaggaatcaaggacaaagaggaggtaaattacaccactttaagggaagaggaagatgaatgaggaagaggaagaggaagaggaggaggaggagggaggaataaaagagatgagaggaggaggcgaatgGAGAATATTTTGGGGAGGACACAAATTTTCTTGACTCTTATTAGAACAAACATGGTTAttgtgattatcattattattattattattattattactgctactactactactactactactactatttttatcattattatcattatcatcatattttaactcttttccttttcacaatATCATTTAAGCTTTTTGTTCCattatgcctcctcctcctcctcctcctcctcctcctcctcctcctcctcctcctcctcctcctcctcctcctccccggttCATTTTaaggtaccaccaccaccacttccctttccgttccgttccgttccctccctttatttcatatcctcctccccttctccatcccctcccttccttcctcctccccttccctttcctcctattGAATTCTCCTCTGCTTcaaattttcactatttttttactttcatctgtcatttttttgtatctatctCTTCTATCGCCGCCatttacattactactactactactactactactactactactactactactactgctgctgctgctgctgctgctgctgctgctgctgctgcttctattaCTATAACTTAAATTTCTACTTTtcctactgccactactactactaccactattactcctacaactgcaacaacaacaacaaccaccaccacaactactactaccactattagtactactactactactaccactactaataataatactaccactacaactactacgacACTGAAATATCCCACCTACTTACCTATTTTCCTAACAgcacgcatacatacataaatacatactactataaatcaccaccaccatcaccaccaccaccatcaccaccaccaggccttGGACATCTGGATGGGGGTGTGCACTGCCTTCATCTTCGCGGCCCTGCTGGAGTTCACGGTGGTCAACTATTACTGGCGGAAGAGAGTCAACGTGCCCTGCCGTAACCCCTGCCGCCCCAAGACTACCTCGGACAGCTGGATGGAACTGATGcccgtacgtgtgtgtgtaattcaccgtacgtgtgtgtgtgtgtgtgtgtagagtggtagtagtggtagtagtagtagtagcagtagtagcagtaatataataatagtagtatagtaataagtagtagtagtagtagtagttgttgttgttgttgttgttgttgttgttgttgttgttgttgttgttgttgtcgtcgttgttgtcgttgtcgttgttatgACAGGCCTAACGAGCACGTATGAGTcactatcgtgtgtgtgtgtgtgtgtgtgtgtgtgtgtgtgtgtgtgctgctgctTCGCACGTCGCCAGCACAAAaactacttccttttctttcctcttaattaGTAATGGTCCTTCAGACACAGCGAGTGGCAAGACATCAATGCCAGGCGAAAAACACGATGGCATTAGTGCAGAAAACCAACCATTTAATACACTTACTTTTTCACGCGGGCCCAGAAAGAACACTGGCTAATGGCTACAAAAACCCCTAATTGCACGACGCGATGACCGGCTCTATCAGCGGTTTGGAAAAGCTTGCTAATTATTTATGACCCCTGAACGACCCTCGGTGCCGCGTTCAGGCTGTTTGGGAGCGCAGCGGTGTTCACCTCTGCCTTGGGGGAGGTGAGGCGGTAGGCAGCAGGTGTAGCTCACGGGCAAGGCATTACGCCAGAACTATGAACACCGCCACCTTAAGTTCCCGGTGGCGTTCCTATTGACTGTTTGATGCTTATTTTGCATAGTGTGGCTTTAGTAACCTTTCTTTTCGCTGCTTCCCTGAGTGAGAGGTTGATGTCGTGTACAAGTCTCCTCCAGCTGCTTCTGTGCCTTGCATCTTGCTCTGTGTCTGTGACTCCTATCCTTTCCCCTCTATTTAGTAACTGACGCCTTGCAATCTTCCCCCCCAGAACGGCCGCCTTGCAGACCAGACCTCTCAGGCGTCCCCGGCGATGGAGACAGCGGAGTTCACCATCAGCCAGGCCGACGCTCGTGTTTACCGCCTGCTGGCCTGCCGCATCGACGAGGTGTCCCGCTACCTCTTCCCAGCGGCCTTCCTCGTGTTCAACCTAGCTTACTGGTCCTACTACATGTCCCACCGCCACTAGGCTGCCGCAGGTCAGGAAGCCAGAACACATATCACCTCTTTGCCAACTCCGCACCTCAACACGTGCGAGGAAAACATGAACCACTTCTCTTACTTGATCcctccccactaccaccaccaacaccaccatcacgtcCCAGGAGCCATGTGACAGACGGGTGGGCCAGCGAGCACCCAGATCAGCGTGGGCTGTATCGCGACATCAGCTGGCTTGATACCACGCCTCACACACTCTTCTGCCTTAGCACGGACAGCTTCCCGCCTTGAGGTGTgacaatgaagagagaaaaaacgataaaaataagCAACAATAATTGTCATTAAATGCATCAGCCAGTGGGTGAATAGAGAGGAATGAAGCTGGCCACTCGCTGGCTGGCCCACCCGTGTGTCGTTCGGATCCCGCTGTGTCCCGCCACCCCTCTGTGGTGAGGGCCGCAGCGCCGCACTCCCCCGTGACTTGTATTGTTCCccaatgaaaggaaacacacgcGACACTTCCCTCGAGACGCACACATCCTCATCGCCGGAGTAGCCGCCGTGGCAGCGgcaagcagcagtagcagcagcagcagcagcagcagcaggctgaCAGCCACGACTCCAGGGATGTAACGCAATGCCTTCATGGAATACACCAGACCCCCAGCACGACACCATAGCCGCCAAGGCACCACACACTAAGGACACCAAGGCACCAAGCACGTTTTGCGTCCATTCGAAGACATTTGATTGGCGGCTGGACAGCAATGGTCGTGCTTTTCTCTACTGGGAATGACAACACACTT
The Portunus trituberculatus isolate SZX2019 chromosome 23, ASM1759143v1, whole genome shotgun sequence genome window above contains:
- the LOC123507743 gene encoding glycine receptor subunit alpha-2-like — encoded protein: MHLRVLDQLLRTYDRRATPTNHRNEPTNVTCELYIRSFGSINPTTMDYQVDLYLRQEWEDERLRHPDITKPLDLNDPNLVKAIWKPEVYFPNAKLAEFQFVTVPNVLVRLNPDGKILYMLRLKLTFACMMELSRFPLDVQVCTMEIGSFSKTTQELNLSWKSGEPIKIYRGLKMPQFNIIDNETDRCHEDFQIGNYSCLRALITLERNIGFHLVQSYLPSILIVVISWMGFWMDTDSVPARTCLGVTTLLTVSNQASETQLKIPQVSYIKALDIWMGVCTAFIFAALLEFTVVNYYWRKRVNVPCRNPCRPKTTSDSWMELMPNGRLADQTSQASPAMETAEFTISQADARVYRLLACRIDEVSRYLFPAAFLVFNLAYWSYYMSHRH